Proteins encoded in a region of the Thermococcus stetteri genome:
- a CDS encoding 50S ribosomal protein L32e: MNEKARLLRIRAKLKRKKPRFLRQEWWRYPKFKNDPKWRRPKGIDSKMRLKKKGKPRSPSIGWSSPKAVRGLHPSGYEEVLVHNVKELEAIDPTRQAARIAGTVGARKREMILARAKELGVKVLNAR; the protein is encoded by the coding sequence ATGAACGAAAAGGCGAGACTCCTGAGGATAAGGGCCAAGCTCAAGAGGAAGAAGCCGAGGTTCCTCCGCCAGGAGTGGTGGAGGTATCCGAAGTTCAAGAACGACCCGAAGTGGAGAAGGCCTAAGGGAATCGACAGCAAGATGAGGCTCAAGAAGAAGGGCAAGCCGCGCTCACCGAGCATCGGATGGAGCTCACCCAAAGCTGTCCGCGGGCTCCACCCGAGCGGCTACGAGGAAGTCCTCGTCCACAACGTCAAGGAGCTTGAGGCAATCGACCCGACCAGGCAGGCCGCCAGGATAGCCGGAACCGTTGGTGCCAGGAAGAGAGAGATGATACTCGCCAGGGCTAAGGAGCTTGGCGTGAAGGTTCTCAACGCGAGGTGA
- a CDS encoding 30S ribosomal protein S14, whose amino-acid sequence MAKADYNKRKPRKFGKGARRCMRCGQYGPIIRIHGLMLCRHCFREVAPKLGFKKYE is encoded by the coding sequence ATGGCGAAGGCCGATTACAACAAGAGGAAGCCGAGGAAGTTTGGTAAGGGAGCGAGAAGGTGCATGCGCTGCGGCCAGTACGGGCCGATAATCAGGATACACGGCCTCATGCTCTGCAGGCACTGCTTCCGCGAGGTTGCTCCAAAACTCGGCTTCAAGAAGTATGAGTGA
- the yciH gene encoding stress response translation initiation inhibitor YciH, whose protein sequence is MLFKEVLKEQQRIRVYIERARYGKLKTIIEGIDEKEFDLEDIAKKLKAKLACGGTVKKGRIELQGDHRDRIKKLLADLGFSEELIEVE, encoded by the coding sequence ATGCTCTTTAAGGAAGTGCTGAAGGAGCAGCAGAGGATTAGGGTCTACATTGAGAGGGCCAGATACGGAAAGCTCAAGACCATAATCGAGGGCATAGACGAGAAGGAGTTCGACCTCGAGGACATTGCAAAAAAGCTGAAGGCGAAGCTGGCATGCGGCGGAACCGTAAAGAAGGGAAGGATAGAGCTCCAGGGAGACCACAGAGACCGTATCAAGAAATTGCTCGCAGACCTTGGATTTTCCGAGGAGCTCATCGAGGTCGAGTAA
- the rplX gene encoding 50S ribosomal protein L24 yields the protein MKLDMKQPRKQRKFLYNAPLHLRGKIMSAPLSKELREKYGVRNLPIRAGDKVKVMRGDFKGVEGKVVEVDLKRYRIHVEGVTHKKTDGTEVFYPLHPSNVMIVELNLDDERREKIIERRAA from the coding sequence ATGAAGCTTGATATGAAGCAGCCGAGGAAGCAGAGGAAGTTCCTCTACAACGCTCCCCTTCACCTGAGGGGTAAGATAATGAGCGCCCCCCTCAGCAAGGAGCTTAGGGAGAAGTACGGAGTGAGAAACCTACCCATTAGGGCTGGTGACAAGGTCAAAGTCATGCGCGGCGACTTCAAGGGCGTCGAGGGCAAGGTCGTGGAGGTGGATCTCAAGAGGTACAGGATTCACGTTGAGGGCGTTACCCACAAGAAGACCGACGGTACCGAGGTCTTCTACCCGCTTCACCCATCGAACGTCATGATTGTTGAACTCAATCTTGACGATGAGAGGAGAGAGAAGATAATTGAGAGGAGGGCTGCTTGA
- a CDS encoding 50S ribosomal protein L14 gives MAKKGAGATRGISPVRPTRALPIGAYLKVADNSGAKVIQIIGVVGYKGTRRRLAAAGVGDMVVATVKKGRPDMRHQVVRAVVVRQRKEYRRLDGMRVKFEDNAAAIVTPEGVPRGTEIRGAIAREAAERWVRLGSIASIVL, from the coding sequence ATGGCCAAGAAGGGTGCTGGTGCAACCAGGGGAATTAGTCCCGTCAGACCCACGCGCGCCCTCCCGATTGGGGCCTACCTCAAGGTGGCCGACAACAGCGGCGCGAAGGTCATTCAGATCATCGGTGTCGTCGGCTACAAGGGAACCAGGAGAAGGCTCGCGGCTGCTGGCGTTGGCGACATGGTCGTGGCCACAGTTAAGAAGGGAAGGCCGGATATGAGGCACCAGGTCGTCAGAGCGGTCGTCGTCAGGCAGAGGAAGGAGTACAGAAGGCTTGACGGTATGCGCGTTAAGTTCGAGGACAACGCAGCGGCTATAGTCACCCCCGAAGGCGTCCCGAGGGGAACCGAGATCAGGGGTGCGATAGCGAGGGAGGCCGCCGAGAGATGGGTCAGGCTCGGTAGTATAGCGAGCATAGTGCTGTGA
- the rpmC gene encoding 50S ribosomal protein L29, producing MKPSEIREMSIEEIDKKIRELRLELAKERGVLTMGASMENPMVIRNIRRDIARLLTIKREKLREKR from the coding sequence ATGAAGCCCAGTGAGATTAGGGAGATGAGCATTGAGGAGATCGACAAGAAGATAAGGGAGCTCCGCCTGGAGCTTGCCAAGGAGCGTGGCGTGCTCACCATGGGGGCCTCTATGGAGAACCCCATGGTCATCCGCAACATCAGGCGCGACATCGCGCGCCTGCTTACCATAAAGAGGGAGAAGCTTAGGGAGAAAAGGTGA
- a CDS encoding 50S ribosomal protein L5, whose protein sequence is MQINREAILADWEAHPMRKPRIAKVTINIGVGESGERLTKAETMLENLVGQKPIRRRAKQTNRDFGIRRGEPIAIKVTLRGEKAYQMLDRLLEAVDRKLSVGNFDEHGNFCFGIQEHINIPGVEYDPEIGIFGMDVCVTLERPGFRVAKRKRQRRKIPTKHKLTKEEGIVFAMEELKAKVEGL, encoded by the coding sequence ATGCAGATCAACAGAGAGGCAATCCTTGCAGACTGGGAAGCTCACCCGATGAGGAAGCCGAGGATAGCCAAGGTCACGATAAACATAGGTGTCGGCGAGAGCGGTGAGCGCTTAACTAAGGCCGAGACCATGCTTGAAAACCTCGTCGGTCAGAAGCCGATAAGGAGGAGGGCCAAGCAGACCAACAGGGACTTCGGAATCAGGAGGGGTGAACCTATAGCCATCAAGGTCACCCTCCGTGGGGAGAAGGCCTACCAGATGCTCGACAGACTCCTTGAGGCCGTTGACAGGAAGCTCAGCGTCGGCAACTTCGACGAGCACGGCAACTTCTGCTTTGGAATCCAGGAGCACATCAACATACCTGGAGTTGAATACGACCCAGAGATCGGTATCTTCGGTATGGACGTCTGCGTCACCCTCGAGAGGCCAGGGTTTAGGGTCGCCAAGAGGAAGAGGCAGAGGAGGAAGATACCGACCAAGCACAAGCTGACTAAGGAAGAGGGTATAGTCTTCGCTATGGAGGAGCTTAAGGCTAAGGTGGAGGGATTGTGA
- a CDS encoding 30S ribosomal protein S8 produces the protein MTLLDPLANALSHITNSERVGKKEVYIKPASKLIGEVLRVMLENGYIGEFELIDDGRAGIYRVQLIGKINKAGAIKPRFPVKARDYEKWEKRFLPAFEFGILIVSTSQGVMTHKEALEKGIGGRLIAYVY, from the coding sequence ATGACTCTGCTTGACCCTCTGGCAAACGCGCTTTCACACATAACAAACAGCGAGAGAGTTGGGAAGAAGGAGGTCTACATCAAGCCTGCCTCGAAGCTCATCGGTGAGGTTCTGAGGGTTATGCTCGAGAACGGCTACATCGGCGAGTTCGAGCTCATCGACGACGGAAGGGCGGGAATATACAGGGTTCAGCTCATAGGCAAGATCAACAAGGCTGGAGCAATAAAGCCGCGCTTCCCTGTCAAGGCCAGGGACTACGAGAAGTGGGAGAAGAGGTTCCTTCCAGCCTTCGAGTTCGGTATCCTCATCGTCTCAACGTCCCAGGGCGTTATGACCCACAAGGAAGCGCTCGAAAAGGGAATCGGCGGCAGGCTAATAGCCTACGTCTACTGA
- a CDS encoding 50S ribosomal protein L19e, with amino-acid sequence MIMLKTQRRIAAELLKCGENRVWIDPERIDDVAAAITREDIKRLINDGVIKKKPVKGQSRARARAFQEARKKGRHRGPGSKKGKKTARMGKKERWMMTIRALRKELRKLKAEGKLDAHTYRRLYIRAKGGQFKNKRQLYMFMQEHGILKE; translated from the coding sequence ATGATCATGCTCAAGACCCAGAGGAGGATTGCCGCCGAGCTGTTGAAGTGCGGCGAGAACAGGGTTTGGATCGACCCTGAGAGGATTGACGATGTTGCGGCTGCTATAACAAGGGAGGACATAAAGAGGCTCATCAACGATGGCGTCATCAAGAAGAAGCCGGTTAAGGGTCAGAGCAGGGCCAGGGCGAGGGCCTTCCAGGAGGCCAGGAAGAAGGGCCGCCACCGCGGTCCCGGAAGCAAGAAGGGCAAGAAGACGGCAAGGATGGGCAAGAAGGAGCGCTGGATGATGACCATAAGGGCCCTCAGGAAGGAGCTCAGGAAGCTTAAGGCAGAGGGCAAGCTCGATGCCCACACCTACAGGAGGCTCTACATCCGTGCCAAGGGCGGCCAGTTCAAGAACAAGAGGCAGCTCTACATGTTCATGCAGGAGCACGGTATTTTGAAGGAGTGA
- a CDS encoding 30S ribosomal protein S17, which translates to MREIGLRVQPPAEVCNDPKCPWHGNLKIHGRYVEGIVVSDKGKKTVVVERQYYHYLKKYERYELRKSKVHAHNPECINAKTGDKVLIAETRPISKTKSWVVVAVLERAERAEEV; encoded by the coding sequence ATGAGAGAGATTGGATTGAGGGTTCAGCCTCCCGCTGAGGTTTGTAACGATCCCAAGTGCCCCTGGCACGGGAACCTCAAGATACACGGCAGGTACGTTGAAGGTATAGTCGTCAGCGACAAGGGTAAGAAAACCGTCGTCGTCGAGAGGCAGTACTACCACTACCTCAAGAAATACGAGAGGTACGAGCTCAGGAAGAGCAAGGTTCACGCCCACAACCCGGAGTGCATCAACGCCAAGACCGGTGACAAGGTGCTCATCGCTGAGACCAGGCCGATAAGCAAGACCAAGAGCTGGGTTGTTGTCGCTGTCCTTGAGAGGGCAGAGAGGGCCGAGGAGGTGTGA
- a CDS encoding 30S ribosomal protein S4e has product MARKGPKRHLKRLAAPTSWYIHRKAYKWAVRPSPGPHSMKTSIPLIYIVRDYLGYAKTAREARKILNEGKILVDGRVRKDYKFPVGIMDVVSIPETGEHYRVLPNRIGKLILHPISEEEAKLKPFRINNKRMVKGAKVQLNLHDGSNHLVSLAEKDAYKTSYTVIMQVPERQIVKVLPFEVGAYVFVTQGKNVARKGKIVEVRQFPMGWPDVVTIEDENGELFDTLKEYAFVIGKDKPEISLP; this is encoded by the coding sequence ATGGCGAGGAAGGGTCCGAAGAGGCACCTTAAGAGGCTTGCCGCTCCAACCTCCTGGTACATTCACAGGAAGGCGTACAAGTGGGCCGTCAGGCCCAGTCCAGGTCCGCACAGCATGAAGACTTCCATACCTCTGATCTACATAGTCAGGGACTACCTCGGCTACGCCAAGACCGCCAGGGAAGCCAGGAAGATCCTCAACGAGGGCAAGATCCTCGTTGACGGTAGGGTCAGGAAGGACTACAAGTTCCCTGTTGGAATCATGGACGTCGTCTCAATCCCAGAGACAGGTGAGCACTACAGGGTTCTCCCGAACAGGATAGGCAAGCTCATACTCCACCCGATAAGCGAGGAAGAGGCCAAGCTCAAGCCCTTCAGAATCAACAACAAGAGGATGGTCAAGGGCGCTAAGGTTCAGCTGAACCTCCACGACGGAAGCAACCACCTCGTCAGCCTTGCCGAGAAGGACGCCTACAAGACTTCCTACACTGTCATAATGCAGGTTCCGGAGAGGCAGATAGTCAAGGTGCTCCCCTTCGAGGTCGGCGCCTACGTCTTCGTTACCCAGGGTAAGAACGTTGCCAGGAAGGGTAAGATCGTCGAGGTCAGGCAGTTCCCAATGGGCTGGCCAGACGTCGTCACCATTGAGGACGAGAACGGCGAACTCTTCGACACCCTGAAGGAGTATGCCTTCGTCATTGGTAAGGACAAGCCGGAGATTTCCCTTCCGTGA
- the rpsE gene encoding 30S ribosomal protein S5, whose translation MSDPREIAQRVLEEWEPKTKLGRLVKEGQITDIHEIFRKGYQIKEPEIVDVLLPEVNLRENQEVLDIALTVRMTDSGRRIRFRVLAAVGNRDGYVGLGIGHGREVGIAIRKAISYAKMNIIEIKRGCGSWECRCRRPHSIPFAVEGKEGSVRVKLMPGPRGLGLVIGDVGKKILTLAGVQDVWSQTLGETRTTVNFAKAVFNALYNTNRVAIKPEDIERYGIVVGRAMPTTFEVE comes from the coding sequence ATGAGCGACCCGAGAGAGATAGCCCAGAGGGTTCTTGAGGAGTGGGAGCCGAAGACCAAGCTCGGCAGGCTCGTTAAGGAAGGTCAGATAACTGACATTCACGAGATATTCAGGAAGGGCTACCAGATAAAGGAGCCCGAGATCGTTGACGTACTCCTTCCGGAAGTCAACCTCAGGGAGAATCAAGAGGTCCTCGACATAGCCCTCACCGTTAGAATGACCGACAGCGGCAGGAGGATCCGCTTCAGGGTTCTCGCAGCAGTCGGCAACAGGGACGGCTACGTCGGCCTTGGAATCGGCCACGGAAGGGAAGTCGGCATAGCCATCAGGAAGGCCATAAGCTACGCCAAGATGAACATCATCGAGATCAAGCGCGGTTGCGGAAGCTGGGAGTGCAGGTGCAGGAGGCCGCACTCGATACCCTTCGCCGTCGAGGGTAAGGAAGGTAGCGTCCGCGTCAAGCTCATGCCCGGACCGCGTGGTCTCGGTTTAGTTATCGGTGACGTGGGCAAGAAGATACTGACCTTAGCTGGCGTCCAGGACGTCTGGTCCCAGACCCTCGGTGAGACTAGAACCACCGTCAACTTCGCAAAGGCAGTGTTCAACGCCCTCTATAACACCAACCGCGTTGCCATCAAGCCCGAGGACATCGAGCGCTACGGTATCGTCGTTGGAAGGGCGATGCCCACGACCTTCGAGGTTGAGTGA
- a CDS encoding 50S ribosomal protein L6, which produces MPVDAWIREEIKIPEGVEVTVEGNTVKVKGPKGELERELKYPGVQIFTEDGKVVIYKEFPRKRDVAIARTFKAHINNMIKGVTEGFKYKLKVVYSHFPMTVKVQGDEVIIENFLGEKNPRRAKILPGVTVKVKGSEIEVEGIDKEAVGQTAANIEQATRITKWDRRVFQDGIYIVEKAGKPIKF; this is translated from the coding sequence ATGCCGGTGGACGCTTGGATTCGTGAGGAGATTAAGATACCAGAGGGAGTCGAGGTAACGGTTGAGGGCAACACCGTCAAGGTCAAGGGTCCCAAGGGAGAGCTCGAGAGGGAGCTCAAGTACCCTGGCGTTCAGATCTTCACGGAGGATGGTAAGGTAGTCATCTACAAGGAGTTCCCGAGAAAGAGAGACGTGGCGATAGCCAGAACCTTCAAGGCCCACATCAACAACATGATCAAGGGCGTTACCGAGGGCTTCAAGTACAAGCTTAAAGTGGTTTACAGCCACTTCCCGATGACCGTCAAGGTTCAGGGAGATGAGGTCATTATAGAGAACTTCCTCGGTGAGAAGAACCCGAGGAGGGCTAAGATACTCCCGGGAGTTACCGTCAAGGTCAAGGGAAGCGAGATAGAGGTTGAAGGCATCGACAAGGAGGCCGTTGGCCAGACCGCCGCCAACATCGAGCAGGCCACGAGGATAACCAAGTGGGACAGGCGCGTCTTCCAGGATGGTATCTACATAGTTGAGAAGGCTGGCAAGCCGATAAAGTTCTGA
- a CDS encoding 50S ribosomal protein L18, whose product MAHGPRYRVPFRRRREGKTNYHKRLKLLKSKKPRLVVRKTLNHHVAQIVVYDPKGDRTIVSAHTRELMRDFGWKGHGGNTPSAYLLGLLIGYKAKQAGIEDAILDIGLHPPTRGSSIFAVLKGAVDAGLNVPHSEEIYPEDYRINGEHIANYAKALKEEDETLYRKQFGGYLVKGLEPEKLPEHFEEVKAKIIEKFEGARE is encoded by the coding sequence ATGGCACACGGACCGAGGTATAGGGTTCCGTTCAGGAGGAGGAGAGAGGGCAAGACTAACTATCACAAGAGGCTCAAGCTCCTCAAGAGCAAGAAGCCGAGGCTCGTAGTGAGGAAGACCCTCAACCACCACGTCGCTCAGATAGTGGTTTACGACCCGAAGGGAGACAGGACGATAGTCTCAGCCCACACTAGGGAGCTCATGAGGGACTTCGGCTGGAAGGGCCACGGAGGAAACACGCCTTCCGCTTACCTGCTCGGTCTCCTCATCGGCTACAAGGCCAAGCAGGCTGGTATAGAGGATGCAATCCTCGACATAGGCCTTCACCCGCCGACCAGGGGTTCGAGCATCTTCGCGGTCCTCAAGGGGGCCGTTGACGCTGGACTCAACGTTCCTCACAGCGAGGAGATCTATCCGGAAGATTACAGGATAAACGGCGAGCACATAGCCAACTACGCCAAGGCCCTCAAGGAGGAGGACGAGACCCTCTATAGGAAGCAGTTTGGAGGATACCTCGTCAAGGGCCTCGAGCCGGAGAAGCTCCCGGAGCACTTTGAAGAGGTTAAGGCCAAGATAATCGAGAAGTTTGAGGGGGCGAGAGAATGA
- a CDS encoding ribonuclease P protein component 1: MRRNRKEGKDRAPGRPQRPYQEIARRPWIFRGAHRGRVTRKNIIWHELIGLKAKVIRASHPELVGIEGYVLDETRNTLTLVGDKVWVIPKDVVEIEFDLGNEKIRINGKDLVGRPEMRLKKRWRK, encoded by the coding sequence ATGCGGCGGAACCGTAAAGAAGGGAAGGATAGAGCTCCAGGGAGACCACAGAGACCGTATCAAGAAATTGCTCGCAGACCTTGGATTTTCCGAGGAGCTCATCGAGGTCGAGTAACTCGGAAAAACATAATCTGGCACGAGCTGATAGGCCTCAAAGCAAAGGTTATAAGGGCATCTCATCCAGAGCTGGTCGGCATCGAGGGCTACGTCCTTGACGAGACGAGGAACACCCTCACCCTGGTTGGAGACAAGGTATGGGTAATCCCGAAGGACGTGGTCGAGATCGAGTTTGACCTTGGCAATGAGAAGATCCGTATCAACGGAAAGGATCTGGTGGGAAGACCCGAGATGAGACTCAAAAAGAGGTGGCGGAAATGA